AGCGGCAGAAGCGCGGCGACTACGTGGAGTCCGACTATCCTTTCAAGTTCATCAAGGAGCAGTACTGATTCCACGGCCCGAGCGGGAATGTTCGCGACAGGCATGACCAGGCCACGACAGGGAACTCGCCGATGAACGGCTGGATGCGTTGGCTACCCGGACTGCAGACCGCCAGGCGCTACGAAGCCGCCTGGCTGCCGAACGACCTGATGGCCGGGTTGGTTCTGACCACGATGCTGGTGCCGGTCGGCATCGCCTACGCTGTGGCCTCGGGCGTGCCCGGTATCTACGGCCTGTACGCCACGATCGTCCCGCTGCTTGCGTACGCCCTGTTCGGGCCGAGCCGCATCTTCGTGCTGGGGCCGGACTCTTCGCTCGCGGCAGTGATCCTCGCGGTCGTGCTGCCCCTGTCGGCAGGCGACCCGGCGCGCGCCGTGGTCGTGGCGAGCCTGATGGCGGTGGTGTCGGGCCTGGTGTGCATCCTGATCGGCGTACTGCGCCTGGGCTTCGTCACCGAACTGCTGTCCAAGCCGATCCGCTACGGCTACATGAACGGCATTGCGCTGACGGTGCTGGTCAGCCAGTTGCCCAAGCTGTTCGGGTTCTCGATCGACAGCGCCGGGCCATTGCGCGATCTGTCCCGTACCGCCCAGGCGATCCTCGGTGGACAGGCCAACTGGACTGCGTTCGCCGTCGGTGCGGGCACGCTCGTGCTTATCCTGCTGCTCAAGCCGTACAAACGGATCCCCGGCCTGCTGATTGCCGTCGTGGCGGCGACGTTCGTGGTCGGTGCACTCGCCCTGGACGACAGCGCCGGCGTCAAGGTGCTCGGCCAGTTGCCGCAGGGCCTGCCGTCGTTCGCGCTGCCGTGGATCGAGCCGGCGCACCTGGCGCAGGTGGTGATCGGTGGCTGCGCCGTGGCGATGGTGGCATTCGCCGACACCAGCGTGCTGTCGCGCACCTATGCGGCCAAGAACGGGGTCGCTGTCGATCCCAACCAGGAGATGATCGGCCTGGGTGCCGCCAACCTGGCCGCCGGGTTGTTCCAGGGCTTTCCGATCAGCAGCAGTTCCTCGCGCACGCCGGTTGCCGAAGCCGCCGGAGCGAAGACCCAGCTCACTGGCGTGGTCGGCGCCGTGGCCGTTGCCCTGCTGCTGGTATTTGCGCCCAACCTGCTCGAGCACCTGCCCAGCAGCGCGCTGGCGGCGGTGGTCATCGCCGCGGCAATTGGTCTGTTCGAGTTCGCCGACCTGCGCCGCATCTACCGCATCCAGCAGTGGGAGTTCTGGTTGTCGGTGGCCTGCTTCGTCGGCGTCGCCGTGCTCGGCGTGATCCACGGCATCGGCATCGCGATCGTAATCGCCGTGATCGAGTTCCTCTGGGACGGCTGGCGGCCGCACCACGCCGTGATGGGCCGGGTCGAGGGCATCCGCGGCTTCCACGACATCCGGCGCTATCCGCAGGCACGCCTGGTTCCGGGCCTGGTGTTGTTCCGCTGGGATGCGCCGCTGTTCTTCGCCAACGCCGAGCTGTTCCACCAGCGCGTGCTCGAGGCAGTCGCACAATCGCCCACGCCGGCGCGGCGGATCGTCGTCGCGGCCGAGCCGGTCACCAGCATCGATGTGACGTCGGCCGACATGCTCGCCGAACTGGAGAGGTCGCTGCGCGAATCGGGCGTCGAGTTCCGCTTCGCGGAGCTGAAGGATCCGGTCAAGGACAAGTTGCGGCGCTTCGAGATGCTGGAGCGCTTCGGGCCGATATATCCGACGATCGGGGCGGCCGTCGATGCGTTCCTCGACGAGCACGCCGTGAACTGGCAGTGGGAGGACGAGGAAAGCGACTGACCTCAGCCGCCGTTGCGGTGGGCGCGCTTGAGCAACCGCAGTGCGGCCTGCTCCCATTGCCGGGCGCCGCGCGCATTGGCGGTGGCGCGCTGCAGGCGGCCGTCTTCCCAGCACGCGAACACCACCGGGTCGATGTAGGACTTGCGGCAGATCGCCGGTGTGTTGCCCAGCAGTTGCGCGACGTCCTTGATCACCGCGTTGCGGGTGGCAACGATGCCCTGGGCATCGGGTTGCCCGTCTTCCTTCTGCGCGACCTCGCATCCGGCCAGCAGGCGCACAGCCAACAGTGTCCCACCCCAGGTGCGGAAGTCCTTGGCGGTGAAATCGCCGCCGGTGGCGTCGCGCAGGTAGTCGTTGACCAGGCCCGAGTCGACCGGCTGCACGGCGCCATCGTCATCGCGGTACTGGAACAGCATCTGCCCCGGCAGCTGCTGGCACCGCTGCATCAGGCGCGCCAGCCGGGCATCGTCGAGCACCACGTCATGCTCCAGCCCGCCCTTGCCGCGGAAACGGAGCTTGGCGCGGCCGCCGCGCAGGAACTCGACGTGGCGGTTGCGCAGCGTGGTCAAGCCGTAGGAGCGGTTGCCGCGGGCGTACTCGTCGTTGCCGATGCGCAGCAGCGTGTCGGCGAGCACCGCAACCACGATTGCGGACACCTTCTCGCGACCAGGCCATCGCGCGCCAGATCGCTGCGCAGGCGCCGACGCAGGCGCGGCAGCGATGCGCCGAACGCGACGATGCGGTCGAACTTGTCGCTGTCGCGAACCTGGTTCCAGTCCGGGTGGTAGCGGTACTGCTTGCGGCCGCGTGCATCGCGACCGGTGGCCTGCAGATGACCGTTGCTGCGCGTGCAGATCCAGACGTCGCGGTAGGCCGGCGGAATCGCCAGGGCCCGGATCCGGGCCAGCGTCGCCGCGTCGCGGATGCGCCGGCCGGCGGCATCGACGTACGAGAACCCCTTGCCGGCACGGCGGCGACGCAGACCGGGGTCGGCGTCGCTGACATAGACCAGGCCGCCCGCGGCCGCCGATTGCACAGCCGACCCGGACCGGGTGGCGATGGGGGAGCGCTCGCGAGCTGCCATGCCCTGCAGCATCCCGACGCGGACATCAAGGCCGCGTCACCGCCGCGGCGATCCGTTCATGCACGGCCCGGCATCGGCGCGATCGTGTGGGGGATCATGTGGGGGATCATGTGGGAGATCGAAGCGCGAAGGCTCGCGCTTCGTCTCAGCGACTCAGCGTCGCATTGCGCGCCTGCGCGTCTCAGCGCGCACGGCCGCGGGTGAACAGATTGACGATGGCCAGCAGCACGATCGCGCCCAGCAGCGAGAGCAGCAGGCCGCTCATGCTGAAGTTGCCGTCGTTGATGTCGCCGCCGCCCAGCCCCAGCACGCCGCCCAGCCAGCCGCCGATGAAGGCGCCGACGATGCCGACGATGATGTTGAGGAAAATTCCCTGCTGGCCGTCGCGACGCATGACCAGGCTCGCGAGCCAACCGATGATGCCGCCGACGATCAACCAGATGATGAATCCCATGGCATGTCCTCCGTTTAGGTGCGACCGATCCTAGGAAGGCATGCGTGACGCGAATGTATCGGAACTGGAAGTCATCGTGACGCCATCTATACATCGCCTGCCCTTAGGGTGAGCGGATGGACTGGACCATTCAGTTGGTCGTGCTCGGCGATGCCGCCATTGCCATGGTGCTGGGCGGTGCCATCGGGTTCGAGCGCGAACTGAAGAATCGCCCCGCCGGTTTCCGCACGCACATGCTGGTGGCGGGCGCTGCGGCGCTGCTGGTCGGCCTGGGGCAACTGGTGATCGTCGACCATCGTCTCGACGGCGAGGGGCTGACCCTCGATCCGCTGCGCCTGGTCGAGGCGGTGATCGCCGGCGTGTCCTTCATCGGTGCCGGCACCATCTTCGGCCACCGCGGATCGCAGGTCGTGGCCGGCATCACCACCGCGGCCTCGATCCTGATGGTGGCCGTGATCGGCGTGATGGCGGGGTTCCGCTACCACCTGCTGGCGCTGGCGGCGACCGTGCTGACGCTGCTGGTGCTGGCGGCGGTGGGGGCGATCGAGCGGCGGATGATGGCGAAGGTGAAGGACAACGGCGACGCGCCGACGCCTTCGAAGCGGTAACCCCTGCCCGGCTCAGCGGAAGTCGCGCGAACTGGTATCCAGCTCGCCGAGCAGTTCGGCGTAGTTCTCCAGCCGTTGCGCGATCACGTGCTGCACGCCGTCGACGCGCTCCAGCCGCCCTTCCACTGCCAGCAGCTGGGATTCCAGCAGCACCCGCCGCTGGCGTTCGGCCAGATGCTTCCAGACCACGACGTTGATCGTTCCCGATTCGTCTTCCAGCGTCACGAAGATCACGCCGCTGGCGGTCTGCGGTTGCTGGCGCCCGCGCACCAGCCCGGCCGTGCGCACATTGCGGCCATGGGCGACCTGGTCGAGTTCGGTCGATCCCTTGCAGCGGCGCGCGCTCAGCGCCTTGCGCAGGTACGACAGCGGGTGGCGGCCGAGCGTGGTGCCGGTCAGGGCGTAATCGGCACGCAGGTCCTCGTCGGGCGTCGGCATCGGCAGGCGGATCTGGGTTTCCTTGCCGGAGACGGTCGCCCCCAGCAGCGGCAACTGACGCTCGACGCCGGTGATCGCCCAGCGTGCGCGATGGCGGTGGCCGGCCAGTGACTTCAGCGCACCGGCGTCGGCCAGCAGGCCCTGCTGGCGACGATCGAGCGCGGCGCGCTCGCACAGGTCGGCGACGTCGTCGAAGGCACGCCGGGCCCGCGCCGCCTCGATGCGCTCGGCCGCGACGCTGTCGAAACCCTGGATCATGCGCAGGCCGAGGCGGATCGACAGCATCTTGTCGCGGAGCCCGGCCTGGTCGCGCAGCCCGGCTTGGCCCAATCGTTCCAGGCTGCAGTCCCAGTCGCTGAAGCGCACATCGACCGGCAACACGCGCACGCCATGGCGGCGCACGTCCTGCAGGATCTGGTCGGGCGTGTAGAAGCCCATCGGCCAGCTGTTGATCAGGCTGCAGGCGAACGCCGCCGGCTCGTGCCGCTTGAGCCAGCAGGTCACATAGGTGATCAGCGCGAAACTGGCCGCATGCGACTCGGGGAAACCGTAGCTGCCGAAACCCTTGATCTGCTCGAAGATGCGTTCGGCGAACTCGAGCGTGTAGCCGTTGCCGAGCATGCGCGTGGTCAGCCGTTCGCGATGGTGCTCCAAGCCGCCGTGGCGCTTCCATGCCGCCATCGAGCGGCGCAGTTCGTCGGCCTCGCCCGGCGTGTAGTCGGCGGCCTGGATCGCCAGCTGCATCACCTGCTCCTGGAACAGCGGCACGCCCAGCGTGCGCTCGAACACCTCGCGCAGGCGCGGCGGGTAGTCGACCGGCTCCTGGCCGTTGCGGCGGCGCAGGTAGGGATGGACCATGTCGCCCTGGATCGGCCCCGGCCGCACGATCGCCACCTCGATCACCAGGTCGTAGAAATTCTTCGGCCGCAACCGCGGCAGCATCGCCATCTGCGCGCGCGATTCGATCTGGAACACACCCACGGTGTCGGCGCGGCCGATCATCTCGTAGGTGTCGGGGTCGTCGGCCGGAATGTCGGCCATGGTCATGTCGCGACGGCCGTGCCGGCGCAGCTGGTCGAGGGTCTTGCGCACCGCGGTGAGCATGCCCAGGGCGAGGCAGTCGACCTTGGACACCTGCATCACGTCCAGATCGTCCTTGTCCCACTGGATCACGGTGCGGCCGTCCATCGCCGCGTTCTCCACCGGCACCAGGTTGTGCAGCGGCTGCTCGCTGATGACGAAGCCGCCGGGGTGCTGCGACAGATGGCGCGGGAAACCGATCAGCTCGGCGGTCAGCTGCAGCACCCGGCGCAGGATCGGCGCGCCGGGGTCGAAGCCGCGCTCGCGCAGGTACTCGGGCATCGGCATCTCGCCGCTCCAGCGTTCCATGGTCGCGGCCAGCTCGTTGACCTGGTCCGGTGGCAGGCCCAGGGCCTTGGCGACGTCGCGGATCGCGCTCTTGCCGCGATAGCTGATCGCCACCGTCACCAGCGCCGCCCGCTCGCGGCCGTAGCGTTCGAACACGTACTGCAGCACTTCCTCTCGGCGCTCGTGTTCGAAGTCGATGTCGATGTCCGGCGGTTCATTGCGCTCGCGCGAGAGGAAGCGCTCGAACAGCATGTTCATCGCACCGGGGTCGAGCTCGGTCACACCCAGCGCGTAGCACACCGCCGAATTGGCGGCCGATCCGCGGCCCTGGCACAGGATCGCGCGGCTGCGGGCGAAGCGGACGATGTCGTGCACGGTCAGGAAGTAGGACTCGTAGTGCAGCTCGGAGATCAGCGCCAGCTCGTGCTCGATCTGGTCGCGGGCCTTGTCGGGCGTGCCGGCCGGCCAGCGCCAGCGCGCGCCTTCTTCGGTGAGGTGGCGCAGCCAGCTGGCGGCGGTGTGACCTTGCGGGACCAGTTCGCGCGGGTACTCGTAGCGCAGCTGGTCGAGGGTGAAGCGGCAACGCCCGGCCACGCGCACGGTCTCGGCCAGCAGGTCGGCCGGGTAGATCGCCGACAGCGCACGGCGCGTGCGCAGGTGGCGCTCGCCGTTAGGGAACAGCAATGCGCCCGCCTCGACCACGGTAGTGCGGTGGCGGATGGCGGTCAGCGTGTCCTGCAGCAGCCGGCGCGACCGCACGTGCATGTGCGCATCGCCGGCGGCGACCAGCGACAGGCCATGGCGATGACCAAGATCGCGCAGCGCCTGCAGGCGTTCGTCATCGTCCGGGCCGCGATGGAGTTCGACCGCGATCCACAGGCGTTCGGGGAATACCGACTTCAGCCACTCGACCTCGCCGTCGCGGGCGTCGGCCGGCAGCCACAGCGCCAGCAGGCCGGCCGGCAGCCCGTCGAAGTCCTCGCGCAGCAGGCGGTAGCGGCCTTTGTCGGCGCGACGCCGGGCGACGGTGATCATCCGGCACAGCGCGGCGTAGCCTTCCAGGTCAGCCACCAGCAGCACCACGGCAGGGCCGCCTTCGATCCGCATCTCGCTGCCGACGATCAGCGGCAGGCCGCTTTTCCGCGACGCCTCCAGCGCGCGCACGATGCCGGCCAGCGAGCATTCGTCGGTGATCGCCAGGGCCTGGTAGCCCTGCTCCCTGGCGCGGTCGAACAGCTCCTGTGCGACCGATGCGCCGCGCTGGAAGCTGAAGGCCGACAGGCAATGCAGCTCGGCATAGTCGGGCAGCGCGCTCATGCGAACCACCCGTGCAGCATGTACGGCCCGCGCTCGCCGGCGACGCAATAGGCCCAGGCGCGCTGGCCGCTGGACGTTTCGACCAGGTAATAGTCGCGGCGCACTTCGAAGCCGTCCCACCAGCCCGATTCGATGCGTTCGGGGCCGGCAAGCACGGTCAGCGCGTGATCGCGCAGCGCAATGGGCTGATGCAGCAGCCAGCCCGGGCGCGGCAGCGACGGCGGCGCGGTCTCGCGCTGCGCCAGCGCGTCCACGCCCCAGGCGCGCTCGGGCCGGTGATCGCCACGCACGGCCAGGCCATGCACGGCGTCGTCGCCGAGACGCGCACGCAATCGTTCGCGCAATTGCGGCCACGGCATCGCCTGCTGCGATCGGGCATCGAACAGATCGCGACTGGCCGGCACGAACGGCGGCAGTTCCTGCGCGATCAGGCGCAGGCCGCGTACCGGTGCCGGCACCCTCGCCTGTTCGAGGCGGCCACGAGTGAGTTCGAACAACGTGGCCGCAGCGCGTTCGGGCGCGAGCAGGCCGACGGTGACTTCGCTGTCATCGCAGCGTTCGTGCTCCAGCACCAGCACGAAGCGCTGCACGCCGCCGTCGCGACCGGCCAGGAACGTGGCCAGGTCCGCGGTCAGGCGGCGCAGCGGGAACAGCAATGCCTGGCTGGATTCGATCTCGTGGTCGAACTCCATGCGCTGGTCGAACACGTCCGGTGGCCGGTACAGGGTCAGCGGCAGGGTCATATCGCCGCGCAGGGCGTCCAGGTACGGCAGCACCGTCTTCGGAAAGCGCCGGGTGATGCTGTCGCGCGGCAGCTCGAAGACCTGGCGCAGGCGGCGCAGGCCCATGCGCGACAGCGACAGTGCGGTCTCGCGATCGAGCCCGGCACGCTCGACCGGGATCTGGCCCAGGCCGGTCAGCAGGGTTTCGTCAGTGAGCCCAATGCCGTCGTGGACATTGGCCAGCACCCGCGCCGCATGCGGATTGGGCGCGGCAACGAGGCGATGACGGAAGCCCATCGCGCGCAGTTCCTCGCGCATCTGCGCTTCCAGCCGCGGCCACGGCCCGAACAATTTCAGGCTGCGGCCGATCTCCAGCACGATCGCGTGCGAGAACTGCGTGCTGACCTGCGAACTGAAACGGTAGGCCCAGGCCGCGACCAGGTCACGCCAGTGCGCCGCATCCCTGGGGTCGTAGGCAACGCTGGTGAAGCCGGCATTGATCGCCTGCGCCGCCGCCATCGACTGCCCGGGCCGCAGCCCGAGCGCGCGCGCGGCCGGATTGACCGAATGCAGCACGCGCCGCTGCACCGGTCCATCGATCAGCGCCAATGCCTGCTCGGGCATCGGCTGACGACGCAGGACACCGTCCAACGCCAGTTGCGGCAACAGCAGGCAGACCCAGCGCATGACGGTCCTGCCTCACTGCCAGTCGAAGGCAATGGGCCGCGTCGGCGCCAGCCCGCCGCGGCACTTGAGCACGCGCAGCTGCTGCGGATCGGTATCGATGGCGATGCGCAGCGCCGCCGGCGAAGGATTGCGCGCGGCCTTGGCCGGGCGGATCGCGAAGCCCAGGCACCGCCCCGTTTCGGCCGCCACCTGCAGCCGCCGCAGCGCGCGGTCGTCGGCGTGCAGCGGCCAGCACAGCACCGCCGCGCACGCGCCCGAGCGCAGGCATTGCTCGGCCGCCCACAGCGCATCGCGCGGCGGCGTGTCGATCACCTGCAACTGCGACAGGCGCACACCGGCGCGCTGCCAGGCCGGTGCGAACGGCACGTACGGCGGCGCGACCACGACGATGACGCCATCGTTCTGCGACAACCGCGCCAGCGTCGGCCACAGCAGGCGCAACTCGCCGACACCATCGGCCGGGATCAGCAGTTCGGTCAGTGCACCGTCGGGCCACCCGCCCGAGGGCAGCGCCGCATCGAGCATGGCGTGCCCACTCGGCTGCGGACTGGCCGGCAGCACATGGCGCTGCTGGCCTTTCCAGAGCCGGCGCTGGTCCAGCAGGCTGTCGATGGCGACGACCGCGCCCATGCCCTCAGCCCCGCCTCAACCCGGCCGGACCAGGCCGCAGAAGATGCCTTCAATGGCGAAGTCCTGGCCCGGTTCGACCACGATGGGCGAATGCACCGGGTTGCGCGGCAACAGGCGGATACCGTCGCCCGCATGTTCCAGTCGCTTGATGGTGATCTCGCCATCGACCCGCGCCACCACCACCTGGCCATCGCGCGCCTGGTTGCTGCGATGCACGCCGACCAGATCACCATCGAGGATGCCGTCGTCGATCATCGAATCGCCCTGCACCTTGAGCAGGTAGTCGGGGGCACGCGAGAACAGGCGGCGATCAAGCCGCAGGCGCGGAGCGTCCTCGACGATGTCGGCACCGATCGGCACACCGGCCGCGACCCGCCCCAGCACCGGCAGGCTGACCAGCTCGCCCGGCGCATCGCGACCGACCAGGCGGATGCCACGCCGCTGGTTCGGCACCAGCTCGATCTGGCCCGCATCGGCCAGCGCCTGCACATGCTTCTTCGCCGCCGTGACCGAAGCAAAACCAAAGGCCTGCGCGATCTCGGCCAGGCTCGGCGGCTGACCCTCCTCGATCCGCTCGCGGATGAAGGCCAGGACGGCGGTACGTTTCGGGGAAGGGCTGGCCATGGTGCATATATTTACACCTTGGCGTCAGTATTGACCAGATCCGCCTGTCATCTTTTGCACGACCAAAGAAAGATCAATGCGTTACAGAAAATAGTTCAAGTAGCCCGGGTAAGCGAAGCGCAGCCGGGAGACGTGGGCGATCCCGGGTGCGCTTCGCTTACCCGGGCTACCAATGTCCATGGATCCCCGCCTTCGCGGGGATGACGGTTTTCATGCGTCGCCAACCGACCCAAACAAAAAGAGCCGCCCGAAGGCGGCTCTTTCCGATCCCACCGGCAAGCGATCAGGACTCGATCGGCACCAAGGTGATCTCGACACGACGGTTCTGCGCGCGGCCGGATTCGCTGTCGTTGCTCGCCACCGGACGCGTCTCACCCGCACCGACCACGATGAAACGATCGCGATTGAGGCCACGGCTGGTCAGATAACCCGACACCGCATTGGCCCGCTGCTCCGACAACTTCTGGTTGTAAGCATCGCTACCGACACTGTCGGTATGACCGGCCACCTCAACGATGGTCTGGTTGTACTCCTGCAGCGTGCGCGCCACGTTGTCGAGCACCGGATAGAACTCCGGCTTCAGATTGGACTTGTCGAAGTCGAACGTGATGCCGCTGGGCATGTTGAGCGTGATGTTGTTGCCATCGCGCACCACATCCACACCGGTGCCGGCCATCTGGTCGCGCAGCGCACGCTCCTGGCGGTCCTGGTAGTTGCCGATCGCGGCACCGGCGAGACCGCCGACACCCGCACCGACCAGCGCACGCTGGCGACGCTCGGTGGCATCGTCACCGCTGAGCAGGCCCGCGGCGACGCCGGCCAGCGCACCGATCAGCGCGCCCTTGCCGGTCTTGCTCATGCCCTGCTGCTGCGCCGGCGGCTGCTGCCCCTGCTGCGGCGTGCCTTGCGGATACTGGCCCTGCGGATACTGGCCCTGCGGGTACTGCTGGCCGTAGTACGGCTGGCTCGTGGCGCAACCGGCAATCACGGCGGTCATCGCCAATGCGGCGAATGCAAACTTGATCTGGGTCTTCATCGGGGCGGTCCTTCTGGGAAGCTCGGTTGAACTGTGGCGCAAGCTAATCACGTCCGCGTGCGGTGGGAGCGACCAGCGGTCACACCTATTCAGTTTCCGGCAGGGAACATGGCTTCTGCCGCAACGGCATCGAGCGCGTGCTCCCAGCTTCCCATCAAGGACAGATACAGCAGCTTCTCAAACTCGGCGCCAAAGCGGCTGATCACCGCGTCCGGATCCGGGATCAGGCGACCGTCGGCGATCAGGCCGAAATGCACGCGGCCGTTGTAGCTCAGGATCGAAATGCCGACGCCGATCGAACCGGTCTGCGGCACCCAGAACATCATTTCGCGGAGCATGCAGCCGGCCAGGTAGAGAGGCTGCTGCGGACCGGGGACATTGGTGGCCACCGCAGTCGCCTTGCGACTGAAAAGCTCCAGCGCGAGACCCTGCATGGCCGCCGGCGCCATGCCGAGCGCGGCCAACAAGCCATACGCAACAATGGCTTGCCTTGAATTCTTGAGGTTGCGCATGCACTCGGCCACGCGCTCCAGGCGGCGGATCGGGTTGCCCTCGCCGACCGGCAGGTCGAGGAACACCAGGCCGAAGTGGTTGCCCAGCTTGCGTGCGTGTTCGAGCGGACGCAGGTTGACCGGCACGGTCGCGCGCAACGTCATGCCATCGACCCGCTCGCCACGCTCGATCATGTAGCTGCGCAGCGCGCCGGCGGCAGTCGCCATCAGCACATCGTTGACGGTGCAGTCGCAAGCACGACCGACCGCCTTCACTTCTTCCAGATCCAGCGGCTCGGCCCAGGCCACGCGCTTGCTCACGCCCAGGCGCCCGCGCAACAGCGACGGCGGATCGTCGGACAAGGCCAGCGCGTGCAGCAGCTCGCGCGCGATCTCGCCGCCCTCCTTCGCCAGCACCGCGGCCAGGCCGGGGTCGCGATAGAAGTCCATGCCCTTCTCGACCACCTTGCTGCCGAGCTGCATGTAGCGGTCGACGGCGCCGACGCGACGAGCGACGTCGGCGTGGTCCTGCTTGAGCCATGCACGCGGCAGTTCGCTGTCGTTGCCGGCGTCGGGCTGGGTATCGGTCAGCGACAGCAGCACCTGCACCAGTGCGATGCCGTCGGCGTAGCTGTGATGGATGCGCGCGATCAGCGCCGAGCCGCCGTTGTAGTTCTCGACCAGGTGGAACTGCCACAGCGGCCGGTCATGGCTCAGCGGCGACGACGCCAGCTGGCTG
Above is a genomic segment from Lysobacter sp. S4-A87 containing:
- a CDS encoding wax ester/triacylglycerol synthase family O-acyltransferase; the protein is MATTGERATSRKRARRETMSRVDTAWLRMERPTNPMMITGVLMFAETMSLERLKRVIKQRFLAYRRFRQKAVDTPAGASWRTDPNFNLDWHVQPAALPGRGDKRALERFVSQLASSPLSHDRPLWQFHLVENYNGGSALIARIHHSYADGIALVQVLLSLTDTQPDAGNDSELPRAWLKQDHADVARRVGAVDRYMQLGSKVVEKGMDFYRDPGLAAVLAKEGGEIARELLHALALSDDPPSLLRGRLGVSKRVAWAEPLDLEEVKAVGRACDCTVNDVLMATAAGALRSYMIERGERVDGMTLRATVPVNLRPLEHARKLGNHFGLVFLDLPVGEGNPIRRLERVAECMRNLKNSRQAIVAYGLLAALGMAPAAMQGLALELFSRKATAVATNVPGPQQPLYLAGCMLREMMFWVPQTGSIGVGISILSYNGRVHFGLIADGRLIPDPDAVISRFGAEFEKLLYLSLMGSWEHALDAVAAEAMFPAGN